The following proteins are encoded in a genomic region of Tenacibaculum sp. 190524A05c:
- a CDS encoding DUF3667 domain-containing protein has translation MAKNNKLAVIKDTNCLNCGFPFAGHELFCPNCGQKNKGNKITFGNFIKEVFAGFFSWDTKFWRTLFTLIIKPGKISLDYINGKRERYANPFRFYITASIIFFLIYGINQTVNNFQNLNRKPSVSTEKQIDIDSINSIIKQEIANTQIPLDSTQKELAKKLNLNVNDSLKFNNNTPAISLGGDTRLDSFIKLHNKYPNLDVHSALDSLEYENTFWNRFFYDRAKLVNSFKTEKGKRMEFVSKMLSYGSVSLFILLPIFTLALKLFYLRRKYTYVEHLIFVFHTQTVFFLLITLLMIVNFFTEDTSIGIFTGLFLLYLYIAMKKFYRQGYIKTFLKFCLVNMVYMFLAAIGITFVGALSFALF, from the coding sequence ATGGCTAAAAATAACAAGCTAGCTGTAATTAAAGACACTAACTGTTTAAATTGTGGATTTCCTTTTGCCGGACATGAATTATTTTGCCCAAATTGCGGGCAAAAAAACAAAGGAAACAAAATCACTTTTGGCAATTTTATTAAAGAAGTTTTCGCTGGATTCTTTTCTTGGGACACAAAATTCTGGAGAACATTATTTACATTAATCATAAAACCAGGAAAAATATCTCTTGATTACATCAATGGAAAGAGAGAGCGATATGCGAATCCATTTCGTTTTTACATAACTGCTTCGATTATATTTTTTCTTATTTATGGAATAAACCAAACCGTAAATAACTTTCAAAACTTAAATAGAAAACCTTCAGTTTCTACTGAAAAACAAATTGATATTGATTCCATCAATAGTATAATAAAACAGGAAATTGCGAATACACAAATTCCTTTAGACTCGACGCAAAAAGAACTAGCAAAGAAACTCAACCTTAATGTTAACGACTCTCTTAAGTTTAACAATAATACTCCTGCAATTTCACTTGGTGGAGATACAAGGTTAGACAGTTTTATTAAACTTCACAATAAATATCCAAACCTAGATGTACATTCGGCCTTAGATAGTTTGGAATACGAGAATACATTTTGGAACCGATTTTTCTATGATAGAGCTAAACTTGTAAATTCATTTAAAACTGAAAAAGGAAAAAGAATGGAATTTGTGAGTAAAATGCTGTCCTATGGATCAGTTTCTTTGTTCATACTACTTCCTATTTTCACTTTGGCTTTAAAGTTATTCTACCTTAGAAGGAAGTACACTTATGTGGAACATTTAATCTTTGTTTTCCACACTCAAACAGTCTTCTTTTTATTAATCACACTGTTAATGATTGTAAACTTTTTTACAGAAGACACTAGTATTGGAATTTTCACAGGACTATTTCTCCTCTATCTATACATAGCAATGAAAAAGTTTTACCGACAAGGTTACATTAAGACATTCTTAAAGTTTTGCTTGGTAAATATGGTTTACATGTTTTTAGCTGCTATAGGAATTACCTTTGTTGGAGCTTTGTCTTTTGCTTTATTCTGA
- a CDS encoding NRDE family protein: MCTVTYLPLGGDDFIFTSNRDESPMRSTIEPNEYVEDNVVLTYPKDELAGGTWIGLSDKKRLVCLLNGGYEIHEREASYRVSRGVIVKEVLKSDDAVSFIENLDLQGVEPFTIVMLDWENELNAYELVWTSTQKDFRKLENKPHIWSSSTLYTQEMKNMRKEWFADWLINRDSFKQSEVLKFHLDDSKGEEVSLKMKRPFVETVSVTSITKNNGDLELKYYDVLKDKTSIISHQNKAKDKAPTKVIPIAAKNM, translated from the coding sequence ATGTGTACAGTAACTTATTTGCCGTTAGGAGGAGATGATTTTATTTTTACATCTAATAGGGATGAAAGTCCAATGAGAAGTACTATTGAGCCTAATGAATATGTTGAAGATAATGTTGTGTTAACCTATCCTAAAGATGAATTGGCAGGTGGTACATGGATTGGTTTAAGTGATAAAAAGAGATTAGTTTGTTTGCTTAATGGAGGTTATGAAATTCATGAAAGAGAAGCTTCTTATAGAGTGAGCAGAGGTGTTATTGTAAAAGAAGTTTTAAAATCTGATGATGCTGTGAGTTTTATCGAAAACTTGGATTTACAAGGGGTTGAACCCTTCACTATTGTTATGTTGGATTGGGAAAATGAATTGAATGCATATGAGTTGGTTTGGACCAGTACCCAAAAAGATTTCCGAAAATTAGAGAATAAACCGCATATTTGGTCGAGCTCAACACTTTATACTCAAGAGATGAAAAATATGAGAAAAGAGTGGTTTGCTGATTGGTTAATAAATAGAGATTCATTCAAACAATCTGAGGTTTTAAAATTCCATTTAGATGATTCAAAAGGGGAAGAAGTGTCTCTTAAAATGAAACGACCATTTGTTGAAACCGTAAGTGTTACTTCGATCACAAAGAATAATGGTGATTTAGAGTTGAAATATTACGATGTTTTGAAAGATAAAACTTCAATTATATCTCATCAGAATAAAGCAAAAGACAAAGCTCCAACAAAGGTAATTCCTATAGCAGCTAAAAACATGTAA
- the apaG gene encoding Co2+/Mg2+ efflux protein ApaG, whose product MFQQITKGIKISVKTVYNGIIYRGYVQHYAFSYFVTIKNNSKDTVQLLERFWVINDSLNETEYVEGEGVVGQTPVIKPNEEYNYRSNCFLISSVGSMSGSYKMINLKNNKEFLVEIPTFQLTTTPTLN is encoded by the coding sequence ATGTTTCAACAAATAACTAAAGGAATTAAAATCTCTGTAAAGACTGTATATAATGGTATAATCTATCGTGGTTATGTTCAACATTATGCATTTAGTTATTTCGTTACCATTAAAAATAATTCTAAAGACACAGTTCAATTATTAGAACGCTTTTGGGTTATAAATGATTCTTTAAATGAAACCGAATATGTAGAAGGAGAAGGTGTTGTAGGACAAACTCCAGTGATAAAACCAAATGAAGAATATAATTATAGATCGAATTGTTTTTTGATTTCTTCCGTCGGATCAATGTCTGGAAGTTATAAAATGATTAACCTCAAAAATAATAAGGAATTTCTTGTAGAAATCCCTACTTTTCAACTAACAACTACACCTACTCTAAATTAA
- a CDS encoding Na(+)-translocating NADH-quinone reductase subunit A, with product MSKDIRIKKGLDIKLVGEANKVTAELSLGSVFAVKPDDFHGVIPKILAKEGTEVKAGEALFYNKSDERVLFPSPVSGKVTEIVRGARRKVLEIKITTNGTQEYKDFGKVDVNSMSGEEVKNHLFNSGCWPFIKQRPYDIVANPNQAPKAIFVSGYNSAPLAADYDYVLQGKEAELQAALTALTKLTEGKVHVSVGSSSSPLSSMSGVEVHTVSGPHPVGNVSTQIAQVNPINKGEVVWVVTPQDLVVIGELLLTGKLNVTRTVAVTGSKINEPKYVTVTAGAQIADVVKGNITNDNTRIISGNVLSGLQVDENGFLGFYDNQVTAIPEGDDYEFFGWNKPVFNKISTSRALTFSWLTPKKKYDLNTNTNGEHRAFVVTGAYEEVFPLDIYPMQLLKACMYKDLDEMEGLGAYEVAPEDFALTEFICVSKQPHQKIIREGLDLMMKELG from the coding sequence ATGTCAAAAGACATCCGTATAAAAAAAGGGCTTGACATCAAGCTCGTTGGCGAAGCAAATAAGGTAACTGCCGAACTTTCTTTAGGTAGTGTTTTTGCGGTAAAGCCAGATGATTTTCACGGCGTAATTCCTAAAATTTTAGCAAAAGAAGGTACTGAAGTAAAAGCAGGAGAAGCTCTTTTTTACAACAAGAGTGACGAACGTGTTTTATTTCCTAGTCCGGTAAGTGGTAAAGTAACAGAAATTGTTCGTGGAGCTCGTAGAAAAGTTTTAGAGATTAAAATTACAACTAACGGAACACAGGAGTACAAAGATTTTGGAAAGGTAGATGTTAACTCAATGTCTGGAGAAGAGGTGAAGAATCACTTATTCAATTCAGGATGTTGGCCATTTATCAAACAACGTCCATATGACATTGTTGCAAATCCTAATCAAGCACCAAAAGCAATATTTGTTTCTGGTTACAACAGTGCGCCTTTAGCTGCAGATTATGATTACGTATTACAAGGTAAAGAAGCGGAATTACAAGCTGCTTTAACAGCTTTAACTAAATTAACAGAAGGTAAAGTTCACGTTTCTGTTGGTTCTTCTAGCTCGCCTTTAAGTTCTATGTCAGGAGTTGAAGTGCATACAGTTTCTGGACCACATCCAGTAGGTAACGTAAGTACTCAAATTGCTCAAGTAAATCCAATTAACAAAGGTGAAGTTGTTTGGGTGGTTACACCTCAAGACTTAGTTGTTATCGGAGAGTTATTATTAACTGGAAAGTTAAACGTAACTAGAACTGTTGCTGTGACAGGTTCAAAAATTAATGAGCCAAAATATGTTACTGTAACTGCTGGAGCTCAAATTGCTGATGTAGTAAAGGGTAATATTACAAATGATAATACTCGAATTATCAGTGGTAACGTATTATCTGGATTACAAGTAGATGAGAACGGATTCTTAGGATTTTATGATAATCAAGTTACAGCAATTCCGGAAGGAGACGATTATGAGTTCTTTGGATGGAATAAACCTGTATTTAATAAAATTTCTACTTCAAGAGCCTTAACATTTTCTTGGTTAACTCCAAAAAAGAAGTACGATTTAAATACAAATACAAACGGAGAGCATAGAGCATTTGTAGTAACAGGTGCTTATGAAGAAGTATTCCCGTTAGACATTTATCCAATGCAATTATTAAAAGCTTGTATGTATAAAGATCTTGATGAAATGGAAGGTCTTGGAGCTTATGAAGTTGCACCAGAGGATTTTGCATTAACAGAATTTATTTGTGTATCTAAACAACCGCACCAGAAGATTATTCGCGAAGGTTTAGATTTAATGATGAAAGAACTAGGATAA
- the pruA gene encoding L-glutamate gamma-semialdehyde dehydrogenase has product MGKGFFNVPVAVNEPVKGYAPGSPERESVSQQYKTYFNGSVDVPMYIGNEEVRTGNTRNMTPPHDHQHVVGQYHIGDKNHAQKAIDSALEARVKWSQMPWEQRAAIFLRAAELIAGPYRAKMNASTMIAQSKTVHQAEIDAACELIDFLRFNVEYMSEIYAEQPNSDDGIWNRVEYRPLEGFVYAITPFNFTAIAANLPASAAMMGNTVVWKPSDSQIFSAKVIVDVFKEAGLPDGVINVIYGDPVEITEVVLSSPDFAGLHFTGSTYVFKELWKKIGENIHTYKTYPRIVGETGGKDFIVAHPSANPKQVATGISRGAFEFQGQKCSAASRVYLPKSMADEVLGYVKEDIASFKMGSPEDMGNFITAVIHEGSFDKLAKYIDQAKEDKDAEIIAGGSYDKSKGYFIQPTVILAKDPKYTTMCTELFGPVVTIYVYEDENWAETLKLVDGTSEYALTGAIFSTDRYAIAEATKALENCAGNFYINDKPTGAVVGQQPFGGARASGTNDKAGSAQNLLRWVSPRLIKETFVSPSDYRYPFLG; this is encoded by the coding sequence ATGGGAAAAGGATTTTTCAATGTTCCAGTTGCAGTAAACGAACCTGTTAAAGGATACGCTCCTGGTTCTCCTGAAAGAGAAAGTGTTTCACAACAATACAAAACATATTTTAACGGTTCTGTTGACGTACCAATGTATATTGGGAACGAAGAAGTAAGAACTGGAAACACTAGAAACATGACTCCTCCTCACGATCACCAACACGTTGTTGGACAATATCATATCGGAGATAAAAATCATGCTCAAAAAGCTATTGATAGTGCTTTAGAAGCTCGAGTTAAATGGTCTCAAATGCCATGGGAACAAAGAGCTGCAATCTTTTTACGCGCCGCAGAATTAATTGCTGGTCCATATAGAGCAAAAATGAATGCTTCTACAATGATTGCACAATCTAAAACGGTTCACCAAGCTGAAATTGACGCTGCATGTGAGTTAATCGACTTTTTACGTTTTAACGTAGAGTACATGTCTGAAATCTATGCAGAACAACCAAATTCTGATGACGGAATTTGGAACAGAGTTGAATACAGACCGTTAGAAGGATTTGTATATGCAATTACTCCATTCAACTTTACTGCTATTGCGGCAAACTTACCTGCTTCAGCAGCAATGATGGGTAATACTGTAGTTTGGAAACCTTCTGATAGCCAAATTTTCTCAGCAAAAGTAATTGTTGACGTATTCAAGGAAGCTGGGTTACCTGACGGAGTAATTAACGTTATCTATGGAGATCCTGTAGAAATTACAGAAGTAGTTTTATCTTCTCCTGATTTTGCTGGATTACACTTTACAGGTTCTACATATGTATTCAAAGAACTTTGGAAAAAGATTGGAGAAAACATCCATACTTATAAAACATATCCAAGAATCGTAGGGGAAACTGGTGGTAAAGATTTTATCGTTGCTCATCCATCTGCTAATCCAAAACAAGTTGCTACCGGTATTAGTCGTGGTGCTTTTGAATTCCAAGGACAAAAATGTTCAGCAGCTTCAAGAGTGTATTTACCAAAATCTATGGCTGATGAAGTTTTAGGATATGTTAAAGAAGATATCGCTTCATTTAAAATGGGTTCTCCTGAAGATATGGGTAACTTTATTACTGCAGTAATTCACGAAGGATCTTTTGACAAACTTGCGAAGTATATTGACCAAGCAAAAGAAGATAAAGACGCAGAAATTATAGCTGGTGGTTCTTATGATAAATCAAAAGGATACTTTATTCAACCAACTGTTATTTTAGCTAAAGACCCTAAATACACTACAATGTGTACTGAGTTATTCGGTCCTGTTGTAACTATTTATGTATACGAGGATGAAAACTGGGCTGAAACTTTAAAATTAGTTGATGGAACATCTGAATATGCTTTAACAGGTGCTATCTTTTCAACTGATAGATATGCAATTGCTGAAGCAACAAAAGCTTTAGAAAACTGTGCTGGAAACTTCTATATTAATGACAAACCAACTGGAGCAGTTGTAGGACAACAACCATTTGGTGGAGCTAGAGCTTCTGGAACAAACGATAAAGCAGGATCTGCTCAAAACTTATTAAGATGGGTATCTCCAAGATTAATCAAAGAAACTTTTGTTTCTCCATCTGATTATCGCTATCCATTTTTAGGATAA
- a CDS encoding DUF1501 domain-containing protein: MKRRNFIKLASTTTALGLMPFELKAMLKTIDLDIDCGDISNRKLVLVNLVGGNDGLNTTIPINAYDQYANLRPTLRIPNSGANGFIRLDGTLPENQQLGLHPALTGFKSLYDQGELRILQSVGYPSQNKSHFASKDIYSTGNDGNSWNNGKDSGWIGRFMENFYPEEVEEAYPLGVQIGNGKTELGFHGAEEHGLSINITGQDPAGFFTEISGLGGQAPTNIPNSHFGEELKYIIDVNNISNKYSKSISDAFNAGKNEVTYEDNNLSDQLKTVARLISGGLQSKVYMVSIGGFDTHNNQNQESGDVKGKHYELLNEVSTAIEAFMKDLNDQSLGEDVVGLTYSEFGRKAKENGNLGTDHGEIAPMFVFGKPVLGGVSGTNVDLSEATDDNNYQLETIQYDYRQTLTTLLQDFLGASDSVIDNTFFNHSINTSFIGDKIPKVIKSEFSIPKGCVKDILEQPGIDRRKDWFIYPNPFVDQISLNSLKEQPGLQYKLFSKSGSLITQGQKETANNSALIDLPKLATGLYFLQVESGGNTESHKIFKL; encoded by the coding sequence ATGAAAAGAAGAAATTTCATAAAACTAGCATCAACAACTACTGCCTTAGGTTTAATGCCTTTTGAACTTAAAGCAATGTTGAAAACAATAGATCTTGATATTGACTGTGGAGATATATCAAATAGAAAATTAGTTCTTGTTAATCTTGTCGGCGGAAACGACGGATTAAATACAACAATACCAATAAATGCATACGACCAATACGCGAATTTACGTCCTACATTAAGGATACCAAATTCTGGAGCTAATGGATTTATTCGATTAGACGGGACTTTACCTGAAAATCAACAATTGGGATTACATCCTGCATTAACAGGCTTTAAATCTCTTTATGACCAAGGTGAATTACGAATTTTACAATCTGTAGGATATCCTTCTCAAAATAAAAGTCACTTTGCCTCAAAAGACATCTATTCAACAGGAAATGACGGTAACAGTTGGAATAACGGAAAAGATTCTGGTTGGATTGGACGATTCATGGAAAATTTTTATCCAGAAGAAGTTGAAGAAGCATATCCTTTAGGAGTACAAATTGGTAATGGAAAAACTGAATTAGGATTCCATGGTGCTGAAGAACATGGATTATCCATAAATATTACTGGTCAAGACCCTGCTGGATTCTTTACGGAGATTAGTGGATTAGGTGGCCAAGCTCCAACAAATATTCCAAACTCTCACTTCGGAGAAGAGCTGAAATATATTATCGATGTAAACAACATCTCTAACAAATACTCTAAGTCAATTTCGGATGCTTTTAACGCAGGTAAAAACGAAGTTACTTACGAAGACAACAACCTATCTGATCAATTAAAAACTGTAGCGAGATTAATTAGTGGCGGCTTACAATCCAAGGTATATATGGTTAGCATTGGTGGTTTTGATACACACAACAATCAAAATCAAGAAAGTGGAGATGTAAAAGGTAAACATTACGAATTATTAAATGAAGTTTCTACTGCAATTGAAGCTTTCATGAAAGATTTAAATGATCAATCTTTAGGAGAAGATGTAGTTGGTTTAACCTACTCGGAGTTTGGAAGAAAGGCAAAAGAAAATGGTAATTTAGGAACAGATCATGGTGAAATTGCACCGATGTTTGTTTTCGGAAAGCCTGTATTAGGTGGAGTTTCTGGAACTAATGTTGATCTTTCTGAAGCTACAGATGATAACAATTACCAACTAGAAACTATTCAGTACGATTATCGTCAAACTTTAACAACTCTTCTACAGGATTTCTTAGGTGCTTCAGATTCCGTTATTGATAATACATTCTTCAACCATAGTATCAATACGAGCTTTATTGGAGATAAAATACCTAAAGTTATTAAAAGTGAATTTTCTATCCCAAAAGGATGTGTAAAAGATATTTTGGAACAACCTGGAATTGATAGACGTAAAGATTGGTTTATATATCCAAATCCGTTTGTAGATCAAATTAGTTTGAATTCTCTCAAAGAACAACCAGGCCTACAGTATAAATTGTTCAGTAAAAGCGGAAGTCTTATTACACAAGGACAAAAAGAAACTGCAAATAATAGTGCTTTAATCGACCTTCCTAAACTAGCAACTGGCTTATACTTTTTACAAGTTGAAAGTGGTGGAAATACCGAAAGCCATAAGATATTTAAGTTGTAA
- a CDS encoding DUF1800 family protein: MTLDQHTQALGLRNAKHLLRRTSFNYTKETLLEFSNLTPEQAFDKLITTQSTKLSEPYDHKPEDNPHGFWTSSPDGSSLDGQFRKKIYVAYWWLYNGLHQNSLKQKMTFFLHTSFTVSKFNAGSSVHFYDHMRLLEHYAFGNLKTMSKKITYDNSMLDYLDNTKNNANNPNENYAREFLELFTILKAEQVGNGDYTNYTELDVQQAAKVFSGIKTQYDRTNIDSDTNLPMGRIDTFRHDKEDKTFSYAFDDTVITGSDTEEGIAQELDNFVEMVFSKEATAISFVRKLYRYFVKSEWEDEVEENVIKPLAQQLQTDNYEILPILKTLLTSKHFYDLDDADNSDEIIGSIIKSPLQICNELISFFKIDIPDPVTESEDFFRFFDFLYRFYLSAAGMALWAPDSVAGYPAHYQSPDFDRHWFSSNTVLARYKLIESLLTGRNKIRYNNRINVELNIVEFVQNNINEPSYATDLITELADLLYPEPISDERKAYFAQNLLEGFPDYYWTNAWLGYTGSGDDTVVKSRLNALIIQMINAAEFQIM, translated from the coding sequence ATGACATTAGATCAACACACCCAAGCTCTAGGTCTTCGAAATGCGAAACACCTACTTCGGAGAACCTCTTTTAATTACACTAAAGAAACGCTCTTAGAGTTTTCTAATCTTACTCCCGAACAAGCTTTTGATAAGCTAATCACAACACAGAGTACTAAATTATCTGAACCCTACGATCATAAACCAGAAGATAATCCTCATGGATTTTGGACATCCTCACCAGATGGAAGCTCCTTAGATGGTCAGTTCAGAAAAAAAATATATGTTGCTTATTGGTGGCTTTACAATGGACTTCATCAGAATTCTTTAAAACAAAAAATGACGTTCTTTTTACACACGTCTTTTACGGTTTCAAAATTCAATGCTGGTAGTTCAGTTCATTTTTATGACCACATGAGATTATTAGAACATTATGCTTTTGGTAATCTTAAAACAATGTCTAAAAAAATAACTTATGACAACTCAATGTTAGATTATTTAGACAATACAAAGAACAACGCAAATAACCCAAATGAAAACTACGCTAGAGAGTTTCTAGAACTCTTCACCATTTTAAAAGCTGAACAAGTTGGAAATGGCGATTATACCAATTATACAGAATTAGATGTACAACAAGCCGCTAAAGTCTTTTCAGGAATAAAAACTCAATACGACCGAACTAACATAGACTCAGATACTAATCTGCCTATGGGTCGAATTGATACATTTAGACACGACAAAGAGGACAAGACCTTTAGTTATGCTTTTGATGACACCGTAATTACAGGTAGTGACACAGAAGAAGGCATTGCTCAAGAACTAGATAATTTTGTTGAAATGGTTTTCAGTAAGGAAGCAACTGCTATTTCATTTGTAAGAAAATTATATCGTTACTTCGTAAAAAGTGAATGGGAAGATGAAGTAGAAGAAAATGTTATCAAACCATTAGCTCAGCAATTACAAACTGATAATTACGAAATTTTACCGATTTTAAAAACTTTATTGACTTCTAAACATTTTTATGATTTAGATGACGCTGATAATTCGGATGAAATTATTGGAAGTATTATTAAAAGTCCGCTTCAAATTTGTAATGAATTAATTTCTTTCTTTAAAATAGATATTCCAGATCCAGTTACGGAGTCAGAAGATTTTTTTAGATTTTTTGATTTCTTATATCGTTTCTATTTAAGTGCTGCTGGAATGGCTCTATGGGCACCTGATTCTGTAGCTGGTTACCCAGCTCATTACCAAAGTCCAGATTTTGATAGACATTGGTTTTCTTCGAATACAGTACTTGCCCGTTATAAATTAATAGAGAGTTTATTAACAGGAAGAAATAAAATCAGGTATAACAACAGAATTAACGTAGAATTAAATATTGTAGAGTTTGTTCAAAATAACATCAATGAGCCTTCATATGCCACTGATTTAATTACAGAGCTTGCTGATTTATTATATCCGGAACCTATTAGCGATGAACGTAAAGCATATTTTGCTCAAAACTTACTTGAAGGTTTTCCTGATTATTATTGGACCAATGCTTGGTTAGGCTATACAGGATCTGGTGACGACACAGTCGTAAAATCCAGATTAAATGCCTTAATTATCCAAATGATTAATGCCGCTGAATTCCAAATAATGTAA
- a CDS encoding DUF5103 domain-containing protein: protein MLKNLSFLILIIFCLQAESQNIKTIQLVPLHKRSPVPIVPLGSVLELTFDDLDADNKDYQYKVEHMTYDWKPSNLQANQYINGFEQNYIINVTNSFNTLQSYTHYNIQIPNQNTVITQSGNYLISVLDDDDEVVFSRRCVFYENRTIVGVNVLRGRNTLSNNSEQTVQFIVNHKGLNINNPVQEIKVQLFQNNNWATSITDIEPLFIRTNQLIYNYTNGTNFLGGNEFLNFDNKYIRNTNVNIAKTTREDLFHNYLYTDIERSTRPYTYNPDINGNFIIRTLDADNEETEADYAMMHFSLEVDEPFENKDVYIYGAYNNFELNGSNKMEYNSEENIYEASMLLKQGFYNYTYVTLDENNKIDLTKINGSFFQTENEYTVIVYYKPFGALFYRAIGVGNGFFDQNR, encoded by the coding sequence ATGTTAAAAAACTTAAGCTTCTTAATTCTAATCATTTTCTGCTTACAGGCAGAAAGTCAAAATATTAAAACTATCCAATTGGTTCCTTTACACAAAAGATCGCCAGTACCTATTGTTCCTTTAGGTAGCGTCTTAGAACTCACTTTTGACGATTTAGATGCCGATAATAAAGACTACCAATATAAAGTTGAGCATATGACTTATGATTGGAAACCGAGTAATTTACAAGCAAATCAATACATCAACGGATTTGAACAGAATTACATCATAAACGTTACAAATTCCTTTAATACACTTCAAAGTTATACGCATTATAACATTCAAATTCCAAATCAAAATACTGTAATTACTCAAAGCGGTAATTATTTAATTTCTGTTTTAGATGATGATGATGAAGTTGTTTTTTCAAGGAGATGTGTTTTCTATGAAAACCGTACTATTGTTGGTGTAAATGTTTTAAGAGGAAGAAATACTCTTAGTAATAATTCCGAACAAACTGTTCAATTCATTGTTAATCATAAAGGGTTAAATATTAACAACCCAGTTCAGGAAATTAAAGTTCAATTGTTTCAAAATAATAATTGGGCAACTTCTATTACTGATATAGAACCTCTTTTTATTCGAACGAATCAACTGATTTACAACTATACCAACGGAACAAATTTTTTAGGTGGAAATGAGTTTCTAAATTTTGATAATAAATACATTAGAAACACCAATGTAAATATCGCCAAAACAACTAGAGAAGATCTCTTTCACAACTATTTATATACCGATATTGAAAGAAGTACAAGACCATATACATACAATCCAGATATTAATGGAAACTTTATTATTCGCACACTTGATGCAGACAACGAAGAGACCGAAGCAGATTACGCAATGATGCATTTCTCACTTGAAGTAGATGAACCTTTCGAAAATAAAGATGTTTACATCTATGGAGCTTACAATAACTTTGAATTGAATGGAAGCAACAAAATGGAATACAACAGTGAGGAAAACATTTATGAAGCATCTATGCTCTTAAAGCAAGGATTTTACAATTACACATACGTTACCTTAGATGAAAACAATAAAATTGATCTTACTAAAATAAACGGATCTTTTTTTCAAACAGAAAACGAATATACTGTTATTGTGTACTATAAACCATTCGGAGCTTTATTTTACAGAGCAATTGGGGTTGGTAATGGATTCTTTGATCAAAACCGATAA